The window GGTCGATTGATCCTTCGCCCTTAGCGTACTAATTCGAACACTGGGACGCTGTGGCACATGTTCCTTGATCAGCTTGCGAACGCCACCAACGCAGAGTTGCGAGAGGGAATTTCGGTCGAAGGGTGTTGTTCCGGTTAGTAGTTCGTACAACACCACACCGAGAGAATAGATGTCTGAACGGGTGTCGATATCGAGGCCGCTCATCTCCGCTTGCTCCGGTGCCATGTACAGCGGCGTGCCGATCATCTGCGAAAATTGGGTGAACAGGGTACGCTCGGTGAGTTCCTGATTTAGAGCCTTGGCGACACCGAAGTCGATGACCTTCACCACGGGGACTCCGTCGTGCAGCGTCACGAGCAAATTGCTCGGTTTTAAGTCGCGGTGAATGATTCCCTTCTGGTGCGCATGCTGGACCGCTTGGCAGATGTTAACGAACAGCTTCAGACGCTCTGGCAACGCAAGTTTCTTCGCGTTGCAAAACTCGGTTAGTGGCACGCCGCGAACCAATTCCATCACGAAGTAGGGGCGACCTTCCGGGGTGGTGCCGGCATCGAGTACTTTGGCGATGTGCGGATGGTCCATCATCGCTAGCGCTTGTCGCTCGGCTTCGAAACGCGCGATCACTTCGCGGGTATCCATTCCCGGCTTGATGACTTTCAACGCCACCTTGCGCTTGATCGGATGCGTCTGTTGAGCCATGTAGACTGCACCCATTCCGCCGCGGCCGATCTCTTCCAACAGCTTATACGGCCCGAGCATGGGATGGTCGGAAATGTTGATCCTCTCGGGCGTATCCAGCTCACACTCCGCTAGCCGCAGCTGCTCGGCCACATCCGCTAATGGGCTAGCTCCGGTACCTTGCTGCGCCGCCAGCATCTGCTCGACGCGCTGACGAAGCTCTTGGTCGTCGCCAACCACCTCGTCGAGATACCGCTTCTGTTGGTTGACGTCGGTAAGTTCGCGTGCAGCTAGAAAAATATCTTTCAGTGACGGACCTCGAGCTACCGTTGGATCTAACGCGTCTGCATTCATAGTTCGATGGTCACTTTCATTGGTTGCAAGCCACTTCTCAGTTCAACAGGCTTGATGGGCAAGCGAGTGACTCAATCAATCAAAAGGAATTCACTCGCTTGCGCGTTTTGATGTTGCGCATTTCGTTACAAGCTCGAAGCGCCAGCGAGTGGGTTCCTAGCTTTTTGAGGCATGCAAGAGCTCCGGGCGGCCGAACTGGTAGACCCACTCGCTGGCGCGCTTGCGCGTTGTGCCTGTATTATGGCATTTTCATCGGATTGAAAAATGGCTTCCCTTGCTCTACAAAGTCGCATCCGGTAGGCCATCGCCGTCAGAATCGTCTTCAAGGTCCAGTGCGAGTGGATCCCAGGTGAAATCCGTCAGTGCCAAATCGACAACTTCGGCATAGGTACCGCTGCTGACATTTTTCCTCCAGCTGGTGACAAAAACACCATTGGAATCCGTTGTGCCTGAGTAGGTTCGACCGTCAAACTGAACCGTAATCGCAACGCCTGATGCGACTGCATCCGCCGAACTCCCTTGTCCATCGGAGTTCGAATCACTACGTATCTCGAATACGGCTCTGTGATACCTACCACTCCTGTAAGACTCGAAGCGTATATCGTAGACATACAGCGCGGTCACGTTGGAAGGCTGTTCAACGGTGACGACAACGGAATCGCTCGAGGTCGCGCCGCCGTTGTCTGTCACCGTCAGCGTCAAGACGTGGGAACCGACGTTGAGCACGGGAGAGATACTGCTTGAAGTGCCCAGGACCGTGCTGCCTTCGCTCCATTCATAACTCGCGATCGTTCCGTCCGTGTCGCTGCCTGCTCCGGTCAGCGTTACCATTTCGCTGCCATTGTCGTCCGCGTCAGACACTGTGATATTCGACCCAGCATTCGCGGACGGACCTTGATTCGGATTCACGGTTACCACGACAGTGTCGCTACTGGAAGCACCCTCGTTATCGATGGCAGTGAAGGTGAGTGTATGCACGCCGACAGTCAGCGAAGTTGTGAGCGTGGTTGCATTGCCCAGTACCGTGGATCCCTCGGTCCATTGAACGGAAGCGACCGAGCCGTCGCTGTCAGAAGCCGTACCGACTAGCGTTACCAACTCAACTCCGGATGCATCGCCGTCACTCAATGTTTGATTGGCACCGGCATCAACCACTGGCAGCATATTAGGTACTTCATCATCAACGATCGTTCCGACTGCGGAAGCATCCGCGATGGTTGCTCCGACCGCATTGCTCAGGCTGACAATGAACGTCTCATCGCTTTCCAGTTCCGAGTCATCAATTACCGAAACGGCGACTGTACCTGTTGTCATGCCGGGATCGAATACGACGGTGCCTGAAGCGGAGGTGTAGTCGTCGCCCTCGGTGGCTGTGCCGTCAGTAGTACTAAATTGAACTACGATAGACTCCGGACTTGGCGATGAAAGTCTGACGACAAAAGCAGCTTTTGCTACTCCAACAGCTTGACCGTATCGCAGTACTTGGTTGGTAGTAACACTGCTAACCAGTAGATCTCCGTTAGCGTCGATCAGCAATGAGTTTGGATTTCTTAGACCACCAACACTAGCCGCAACTATTTCGCCCACGAATTCGCCAGATGTTTGAGCAAAGGCCAAGACTGAATTGGTTCGATTGCTTGCAACTAGAAGTAGCCCGTCGCGAAACAAAAGACCCGTTGGTCCATCCAGCCCGGCCGACCCCGGACTGACAAAAGTATCAATGAAATTTCCGCTAGTGTCGTAACGCAAAACGGAATTACTAGCGACATTAGGACTCGATACGTAGAAATTGCCGTCGGGACCGAATACCATGCGAGTCGGATTGTTCAGTCCACCGTCTCCGCTTGAAATAAACTCGTTAAGAAACGCACCCGTGGTGGCATCGTAACGAAGAATCGCGTCATCGTCGCCCCCGCTGGCTACATACAGATCACTGTTCGATCCGAACAGCAAACCACGAGGTTTCTCGAGTCCACCCGAGCCGGATGTAATGAACTCGCTCAAGAACGCGCCGGTCGCTCCATCGTAACGCAGGACCGAATTTGTTAGGTCACTAGAGACAAACAAATGACCATCATGGAAAGTCAGATCTCTGGGGTAGTCGAGCCCGCCTGAACCAGCAGCTACGAATTCGTCTATGAACGTTCCTGTCGTGCCGTCGTAGCGTAGCACACTGTCGGTGTCAGAACTCGACACATATAGATTCCCGTCGGGGCCGAAAGCCATTCCGCGCGGAGACCACAGACCGCCTTGGTTGACATCTACAAATGCGTCAAAAACTGGGTGCGTCGATTCTCCCTCTTGCACAGAAACGTCGTCGATCGATAGCTTAGGCGTCAAGCTACCTTTGTTTGTGGTGAAGTTTGCGAGAACTTCGGTGCTCGTTAACGCAACATCATGAATTTTCAGTTCGTCGATTACACCATGGAATGGGAAATTGTGAGGTGAGGTTGAGCCTCCGCCGTGATTCCCGATTCCCAGACCAGGGTTTTGCGATGGGTCGAGGTTTCGGAATGGCCTTACGTCGGTTTGCCCTTTCGACATGAGCACGCCGTTGAGGTACAGACTCATCTCCCCTGTCGCATCATCGAGCGTACCGGCGAGATAAACAAATTCGCCGAGCGGCATATCCGTTTTCAGACCCGCTCCCGCGTTTTCGTCGCTAATTCCAAAGCGTATCGTTCCATCGGAATTAACGTACAACTGGTATGGATCGACACCGCCGCGATCATCACCGCGAAACAGGATCATGCCATGTTGTGATGGTAACGAATCAGCGCGCACCCACGCTTCAATGGTAAGTGATCGTGTCAGTTTAAGGCTCGATGAGTCCTCAAGCAGTATGCCATCATCGACTCCATCAAACAGAAACCCTTGACCAACTTGGCCTGCGGCATAACTAGTCCCGTTGACCGTCAGGCCATTGTTTCTACCTTCCGCGTCCAAAGCGGTGTTCTCCGCCGTCCAGTGACTGATCAGTCCAACGGGTTCCGTGTTCGCAAGCGTGCCTTCGACTTGGACGTTGTCGATATACCAGTAGTCGCCGCTGCCGCTCATGCCGGCATCGAAGCGAATGTGTAGCGTGTTACCTACGTCTGGAACTGCCAAGTCGTAGTCGTGGTATTGGCCGTCGTCGTCACCATCAAAGAAAGACTGAATCGTCGTCCAGTTCGTGCCATCGCCGCTGACCATGACATCCGCTCGGTCCGAACCTTCGAACGAAATCAGCTTGGTGGAAAACTGGAGTCGGACATCAGACAAGTCTGTCACATCGACTGTTCGCTGCAGATCGCCCGAACTACGCCGTAGCCGAGCATGGTAACTGCCGCTGGCGGGTGAGGTGTCGCTGCGAATCGTCGCATCGCCGCTCGAATCCCAACTGCCGACCGCCCATTGCTCGCTGCCCCCCGAAAAATTGGCTGTCTCAAATCCATCGGCGGCTACCACGGCCAGCAGCCTTCGCGCCT of the Novipirellula artificiosorum genome contains:
- a CDS encoding LamG-like jellyroll fold domain-containing protein; translated protein: MRNPLRNLKKDRRRQQLRSKARRGLRVETLEARRLLAVVAADGFETANFSGGSEQWAVGSWDSSGDATIRSDTSPASGSYHARLRRSSGDLQRTVDVTDLSDVRLQFSTKLISFEGSDRADVMVSGDGTNWTTIQSFFDGDDDGQYHDYDLAVPDVGNTLHIRFDAGMSGSGDYWYIDNVQVEGTLANTEPVGLISHWTAENTALDAEGRNNGLTVNGTSYAAGQVGQGFLFDGVDDGILLEDSSSLKLTRSLTIEAWVRADSLPSQHGMILFRGDDRGGVDPYQLYVNSDGTIRFGISDENAGAGLKTDMPLGEFVYLAGTLDDATGEMSLYLNGVLMSKGQTDVRPFRNLDPSQNPGLGIGNHGGGSTSPHNFPFHGVIDELKIHDVALTSTEVLANFTTNKGSLTPKLSIDDVSVQEGESTHPVFDAFVDVNQGGLWSPRGMAFGPDGNLYVSSSDTDSVLRYDGTTGTFIDEFVAAGSGGLDYPRDLTFHDGHLFVSSDLTNSVLRYDGATGAFLSEFITSGSGGLEKPRGLLFGSNSDLYVASGGDDDAILRYDATTGAFLNEFISSGDGGLNNPTRMVFGPDGNFYVSSPNVASNSVLRYDTSGNFIDTFVSPGSAGLDGPTGLLFRDGLLLVASNRTNSVLAFAQTSGEFVGEIVAASVGGLRNPNSLLIDANGDLLVSSVTTNQVLRYGQAVGVAKAAFVVRLSSPSPESIVVQFSTTDGTATEGDDYTSASGTVVFDPGMTTGTVAVSVIDDSELESDETFIVSLSNAVGATIADASAVGTIVDDEVPNMLPVVDAGANQTLSDGDASGVELVTLVGTASDSDGSVASVQWTEGSTVLGNATTLTTSLTVGVHTLTFTAIDNEGASSSDTVVVTVNPNQGPSANAGSNITVSDADDNGSEMVTLTGAGSDTDGTIASYEWSEGSTVLGTSSSISPVLNVGSHVLTLTVTDNGGATSSDSVVVTVEQPSNVTALYVYDIRFESYRSGRYHRAVFEIRSDSNSDGQGSSADAVASGVAITVQFDGRTYSGTTDSNGVFVTSWRKNVSSGTYAEVVDLALTDFTWDPLALDLEDDSDGDGLPDATL